The following coding sequences lie in one Physeter macrocephalus isolate SW-GA unplaced genomic scaffold, ASM283717v5 random_389, whole genome shotgun sequence genomic window:
- the LOC102994000 gene encoding uncharacterized protein isoform X3, with translation MNQCTDVVDGEGRTGQKFSLCILTPEKEHFIRAETKEIISGWLEMLTVYPRTNKQNQKKKRKVEPPTPQEPGPAKMAVTSSSGSIPSAEKVPTTKSTLWQEEMRAKDQPDGSSPSPAQSPSQSQPPVAGTLREPGLESRDEEGTTSSERVDCGRKVRVESGYFSLEKTKQDAKAEEQQLPPPLSPPSPGTPTNRRSQVIEKFEALDIEKAEHMETNMSAGPSLSSDTRQGRSEKRAFPRKRDLPSEAPLPDASASPLSPHRRAKSLDRRSTEPSLTPDLLNFKKGWLTRQYEDGQWKKHWFVLADQSLRFYRDSVAEEAADLDGEIDLSSCYDVTEYPVQRNYGFQIHTKEGAFTLSAMTSGIRRNWIQTIMKHVHPISAPDVTSSLPQGKDRSSSPSETRLREKQDGEPGEPDPEQKRSRARERRREGRSKTFDWAEFRPIQQALAQERAGTPGPATPRPEAEPGELERERARRREERRKRFGAVDAADGPSIDDTALRMEVDRGPGPPMTTDLRTQNVHVEIEQRWHQVETTPLREEKQVPIAPLHLSSSEDGSDRLSTPELTSVLEKELEQSQKEASDLLEQNRLLQDQLRVALGREQSAREGYVLQTEVATSPSGAWQRLHRVNQDLHGELEAQCQRQELITRQIQALKRSYGEAKDAIRHHEAEIRSLQARLGNAAAELTIKEQALAKLQGELKLEKDKVREQLEERQRGEAALNAQLHASERKLQSAEALLLGRTQELRELERQQALQRDRQNEVQRLQERIADLSQQLSASERAQKLMEEKLQRNYELLLGSCEREKQGLLQSLKEAEDRASAFEDRLQDHEQQMEALQKEKLSAKSEGSEAVRRLEEQLEMREASIQKLAEHVQSLRDERDLIRQRFQELMGRVTLSGGDVAALREKLKGREADYQSLERSYRRAASQLQGVRTRLHEKEEELRRVRDAHEKALHRKERHLQDALAKVTALGSSLEETEAEFQAKEEIVRQFAKESSEDAEEEGGVARAGPRLQAAGAPPGAALGEEHRDSSPRREESPVPPRSEVSDREGHLPSTSKPDQGAPGLKRQRIRFSTIQCQKYTHPDGSERTWTSSTSSDTSQDRSPSEESMSSEATPSSLPATGDSDTYLSIIRSLETKLYVTEEKLKDVTVKLESQQGQSQEALLALHQQWAGTEARLREQLRASLLQVAALASQLEQERRARAEVVENHVEELGDFQVKNSQALACLESCREQLRSLPGDAGAGLLAVESLLVGAIQALCHQPAPTGEAGFLEEEKAPSRQPPQPPELSEREQLQLLSDQIALGAALIDQIADSLRNTASDALHVLLELSQAGEWPLESESAAAWPGAPVDAWAKKVLVDGEFWSQVESLSRHLETLGGEAASASGGGRPSAPPAPVPALADAMWVRAELSLAVHSVWGSLHRRLRSIQETLQGTQAALQQHKRMLGEILEAYQTPDFERVMLQVSETLQLPAGAADGVRVSWTGSPPEEVPSHGDPAGSQALCPLSSQSSGALVAIQEELALQLKAKASLLGEISATLTSLLSVEAVQDCQKLLQASRHLSRSACLGGLGQYSSLLVQDAIIQAQVCYTACRIRLEYEKELRGYRESWSGRGASSQEHEQAVGALRAEYEELLRQQKSEYLEVIAITERENAELKTKVAQLDQQQRRLEEGQSERSESLAAPRGWPEERTVSCTRERLSRAEGAPQAARGRVLSQLDAMAGDGQDLERQPVDQVQTLEDKFQLKIRELQAIHEEELRALQEHYSQALRCLQETLHHCQGRPPATPPAHGPPSSSRPAEGGCESVMGLKERIQELEAQVDVLREALEHKDLAGGAASLREERQRDFESLKATCERGFAAMEETHQKKIEDLQRQHQRELEKLREEKDRLLAEETAATISAIEAMKNAHREEMERELEKSQRSQISSVNADIEALQRQYLEELQSVQRELEVLSEQYSQKCLENAHLAQALEAERQALRQCQRENQELNAHNQELNNRLAAEISRLRTLLTGDAGGEAAGSPLTQGKDAYELEVLLRVKESEIQYLKQEISSLKDELQTALRDKKYASDKYKDIYTELSIVRAKADCDISRLKEQLKAATEALGEKSPENTPVSGYDIMKSKSNPDFLKKDRSCVSRQLRSIRSK, from the exons ATGAACCAGTGCACAGACGTGGTGGATGGCGAGGGCCGCACGGGCCAGAAGTTCTCCCTGTGCATTCTGACCCCCGAGAAGGAGCACTTCATCCGGGCAGAGACCAAGGAGATCATCAGCGG GTGGCTGGAGATGCTCACGGTCTATCCCAGGACCAACAAGCAGAACCAGAAGAAGAAGCGGAAGGTGGAGCCCCCCACACCACAG GAGCCAGGGCCGGCCAAGATGGCTGTCaccagcagcagcggcagcatcCCCAGTGCTGAGAAGGTTCCCACCACCAAGTCCACACTCTGGCAGGAAGAAATGAGGGCCAAGGACCAGCCCGATGGGAGCAGCCCGAGTCCAGCTCAGAGTCCCAGCCAGAGCCAGCCTCCTGTGGCCGGCACCCTGAGGGAGCCAGGGCTGGAGAGCCGAGACG AGGAGGGCACCACAAGCAGCGAGCGTGTGGACTGTGGCCGCAAGGTCCGGGTGGAGAGCGGCTACTTCTCCCTGGAGAAGACCAAGCAGGACGCAAAGGCCGAAGAGCAGCAGCTGCCGCCGCCGCTCTCCCCGCCCAGCCCCGGCACCCCCACCAACAG GAGGTCCCAGGTAATAGAGAAATTTGAGGCCTTGGACATCGAGAAGGCAGAGCACATGGAGACCAACATGTCAGCCGGGCCCTCGCTGTCAAGCGACACTCGCCAGGGCCGGAGCGAGAAGAGGGCCTTCCCCCGGAAGCGG GACCTCCCCAGCGAAGCTCCTCTCCCGGACGCCTCGGCCTCCCCCCTGTCTCCACACCGAAGAGCCAAGTCACTGGACAGGAGGTCCACGGAGCCCTCCCTGACG ccCGACTTGCTGAACTTCAAGAAAGGCTGGCTGACCAGGCAATATGAGGACGGCCAG TGGAAGAAACACTGGTTTGTCCTTGCTGATCAAAGCCTGAGGTTCTACAGGGACTCGGTGGCTGAGGAG GCGGCCGACTTGGATGGGGAGATCGACTTGTCTTCATGTTACGATGTCACGGAGTACCCAGTGCAGAGGAACTATGGCTTCCAGATCCAT ACAAAGGAGGGCGCCTTCACCCTCTCTGCTATGACGTCTGGAATCCGGCGGAATTGGATCCAGACCATCATGAAGCACGTCCACCCGATCTCTGCCCCAGACGTGACAAG CTCGCTGCCGCAGGGCAAAGACCGGAGCAGCTCCCCCTCGGAGACGAGGCTGCGGGAGAAGCAGGACGGGGAGCCCGGGGAGCCAGACCCCGAGCAGAAGCGGAGCCGGGCCCGTGAGCGCAGGCGGGAGGGCCGCTCCAAGACCTTCGACTGGGCCGAGTTCCGCCCCATCCAGCAGGCCCTGGCCCAGGAGAGAGCCGGCACCCCGGGGCCTGCCACCCCACGGCCCGAGGCGGAGCCCGGCGAGCTGGAGAGGGAGCGTGCGCGGCGGCGGGAGGAACGGCGCAAGCGCTTTGGGGCGGTGGATGCAGCCGACGGGCCCAGCATCGACGACACGGCCCTGCGCATGGAGGTCGACCGGGGCCCGGGGCCGCCCATGACCACCGACCTCAGGACCCAGAACGTGCACGTGGAGATCGAGCAGCGGTGGCATCAGGTGGAGACCACCCCTCTCCGGGAGGAGAAGCAAGTGCCCATCGCCCCTCTGCACTTGTCCTCCTCCGAGGATGGAAGCGACCGACTCTCCACTCCCGAGCTGACCTCTGTGCTGGAGAAGGAG TTGGAGCAGAGCCAGAAGGAGGCCTCAGACCTTCTAGAGCAGAACCGGCTGCTGCAGGACCAGCTGAGGGTGGCTCTGGGCCGGGAGCAGAGCGCCCGGGAGGGCTATGTGCTGCAG ACTGAAGTGGCCACCTCCCCGTCCGGCGCCTGGCAGAGGCTCCACAGAGTCAACCAGGATCTGCACGGCGAGCTGGAGGCCCAGTGCCAGCGCCAGGAGCTCATCACGCGGCAGATCCAGGCCCTGAAGCGCAGCTACGGGGAGGCCAAGGACGCGATCCGGCACCACGAGGCCGAGATCCGGAGCCTCCAGGCGCGGCTTGGCAATGCCGCCGCCGAGCTCACCATCAAGGAGCAGGCGCTGGCCAAGCTCCAGGGCGAGCTGAAGCTGGAGAAGGACAAGGTCCGCGAGCAGCTGGAGGAGCGGCAGCGCGGCGAAGCCGCGCTCAACGCCCAGCTGCATGCCAGCGAGCGGAAGCTCCAGAGCGCGGAGGCCCTGCTGCTGGGGAGGACGCAGGAGCTGCGGGAGCTGGAGAGGCAGCAGGCGCTGCAGCGGGACCGGCAGAACGAGGTGCAGAGGCTGCAGGAGCGCATCGCCGACCTCAGCCAGCAGCTCAGCGCCAGCGAGCGGGCCCAGAAGCTGATGGAGGAGAAGCTGCAGAGGAACTACGAGCTGCTGCTGGGGAGCTGTGAGCGGGAGAAGCAGGGGCTCCTGCAGAGCCTGAAGGAGGCGGAGGACAGGGCCAGCGCCTTCGAGGACCGGCTCCAGGACCACGAGCAGCAGATGGAGGCCCTGCAGAAGGAGAAGCTGAGCGCCAAGTCCGAGGGCAGCGAGGCGGTGCGCCGGCTGGAGGAGCAGCTGGAGATGAGGGAGGCCAGCATCCAGAAGCTGGCCGAGCACGTCCAGAGCCTCCGAGACGAGCGGGACCTGATCCGGCAGCGCTTCCAAGAGCTGATGGGCCGCGTCACCTTGTCCGGCGGGGACGTGGCCGCGCTTCGGGAGAAGCTGAAGGGCAGGGAGGCTGACTACCAAAGCCTGGAGCGCTCCTACAGGAGGGCGGCCAGCCAGCTCCAGGGCGTGCGCACGCGGCTCCACgagaaggaggaggagctgaggcgCGTCCGGGACGCGCACGAGAAGGCGCTGCACAGGAAGGAGCGGCATCTCCAGGATGCGCTGGCTAAGGTGACTGCCTTGGGGAGCAGCTTAGAGGAAACAGAAGCGGAGTTCCAGGCAAAGGAAGAGATCGTGAGGCAGTTTGCCAAGGAGTCCTCAGAGGACGCCGAGGAGGAGGGCGGCGTCGCACGCGCGGGCCCACGGCTCCAGGCCGCCGGCGCACCTCCGGGGGCCGCCCTGGGGGAGGAGCACAgggacagcagccccaggagagaAGAGAGCCCAGTGCCCCCAAGGTCGGAAGTGTCCGACAGGGAGGGGCACCTGCCGAGCACCTCAAAACCCGACCAGGGAGCGCCCGGCCTCAAGAGGCAAAGAATCCGGTTCTCCACGATCCAGTGCCAAAAGTACACCCACCCTGACGGGTCTGAGAGGACCTGGACCAGCAGCACGTCCTCTGACACCAGTCAGGACCGCTCGCCCTCGGAGGAAAGCATGTCGTCAGAGGCCACCCCCAGCTCACTCCCAGCGACCGGCGACTCGGACACCTACCTGTCCATCATCCGCTCCCTGGAGACCAAGCTCTACGTCACCGAGGAGAAGCTCAAAGACGTGACGGTGAAGCTGGAGAGCCAGCAGGGCCAGAGCCAGGAGGCCCTGCTCGCTCTGCACCAGCAGTGGGCTGGCACCGAGGCGCGGCTGCGTGAGCAGCTCCGTGCCAGCCTGCTCCAGGTCGCCGCGCTGGCCTCCCAGCTGGAGCAGGAGAGACGGGCGAGGGCGGAGGTGGTTGAGAACCACGTCGAGGAGCTCGGTGACTTCCAGGTGAAAAACAGCCAGGCCCTGGCTTGCCTGGAAAGCTGCCGAGAACAGCTGCGGTCTCTGCCGGGTGATGCAGGGGCGGGGCTCCTGGCCGTGGAGAGCTTGCTGGTCGGTGCCATCCAGGCCCTGTGTCACCAGCCGGCTCCCACAGGGGAGGCAGGTTTCTTGGAGGAAGAGAAGGCGCCCTCACGGCAGCCGCCACAGCCGCCGGAGCTGAGCGAGCGGGAGCAGCTCCAGCTCCTTTCTGATCAGATAGCCCTGGGGGCCGCGCTGATAGACCAGATAGCAGACTCACTGAGAAACACCGCCTCAGATGCCCTGCACGTGCTCCTCGAGCTCTCTCAGGCCGGAGAGTGGCCGCTGGAGTCCGAAAGTGCCGCGGCCTGGCCTGGGGCCCCAGTGGACGCCTGGGCCAAGAAGGTGCTGGTGGATGGAGAATTCTGGAGCCAGGTCGAGTCCCTGAGCCGGCACCTGGAGACGCTGGGTGGAGAGGCAGCCAGTGCCTCGGGAGGTGGGCGGCCGAGCGCCCCGCCAGCCCCGGTCCCTGCCCTGGCCGACGCCATGTGGGTCAGGGCGGAGCTCAGCCTTGCCGTGCATTCGGTGTGGGGGTCCCTCCACCGCAGGCTGCGGAGCatccaggagaccctccagggGACACAGGCAGCCCTGCAGCAGCACAAGCGCATGCTGGGGGAGATCCTAGAGGCCTACCAGACACCCGACTTCGAGAGAGTGATGCTGCAGGTCTCGGAAACCCTCCAGCTTCCAGCAGGTGCCGCAGATGGTGTCCGGGTGTCCTGGACTGGGAGCCCGCCGGAAGAAGTACCGAGTCATGGGGACCCAGCTGGCTCGCAGGCTCTCTGTCCCTTGTCCAGCCAGAGCTCTGGGGCCTTGGTTGCTATTCAGGAAGAGCTCGCCCTGCAGCTTAAAGCTAAGGCCAGTCTCTTGGGAGAGATCTCTGCCACTTTAACCTCACTTCTCTCTGTGGAGGCGGTACAAGACTGTCAGAAGCTTCTCCAGGCCTCCCGGCATCTCTCCCGTAGCGCTTGTCTGGGAGGCCTCGGCCAGTATTCTTCCTTATTAGTTCAAGATGCGATTATTCAGGCTCAGGTGTGTTACACAGCCTGCAGGATCCGGCTGGAGTATGAAAAGGAGCTCCGGGGCTACAGGGAGTCCTGGTCGGGCAGGGGGGCCTCCAGTCAGGAGCACGAACAAGCTGTGGGGGCCCTGAGGGCGGAGTACGAGGAGCTTCTCCGCCAGCAGAAGAGCGAGTACCTGGAGGTCATCGCCATCACTGAACGGGAGAACGCGGAGCTCAAGACCAAGGTCGCCCAGCTGGACCAGCAGCAGAGGCGTCTGGAAGAGGGTCAGAGTGAGCGCAGTGAGAGCCTGGCTGCCCCACGAGGGTGGCCTGAGGAGCGGACGGTCAGCTGCACGCGGGAGCGGCTGAGCCGGGCGGAGGGCGCGCCGCAGGCTGCGCGCGGCAGGGTCCTGAGCCAGCTGGATGCCATGGCCGGGGACGGGCAGGACCTGGAGAGGCAGCCTGTGGACCAGGTGCAGACCCTGGAGGACAAGTTCCAGCTCAAGATCCGGGAGCTGCAGGCCATCCATGAGGAGGAGCTGCGGGCCCTGCAGGAGCACTACTCTCAGGCGCTGCGGTGCCTGCAGGAGACCCTGCACCACTGCCAGGGGCGgccccctgccaccccaccaGCCCACGGACCCCCGTCCTCCAGCCGGCCAGCTGAGGGGGGGTGCGAGTCCGTGATGGGGCTGAAGGAGCGCATCCAGGAGCTGGAGGCCCAGGTGGACGTCCTGCGGGAAGCGCTGGAGCACAAGGACCTGGCGGGTGGCGCGGCCTCACTGCGGGAAGAGCGCCAGAGGGACTTTGAGAGCCTCAAG GCCACGTGCGAGCGAGGGTTTGCAGCCATGGAAGAAACACACCAGAAGAAGATCGAAGACCTGCAGAGGCAGCACCAGCGGGAACTGGAGAAACTGCGGGAGGAGAAAGACCGCCTCCTGGCTGAGGAGACCGCGGCCACCATCTCAG CCATCGAAGCCATGAAGAATGCCCACCGCGAGGAGATGGAACGGGAGCTGGAGAAGAGCCAGCGGTCCCAGATCAGCAGTGTCAACGCGGACATCGAGGCCCTGCAGCGGCAGTACCT GGAGGAGCTGCAGTCTGTGCAGCGCGAGCTGGAGGTCCTCTCTGAGCAGTACTCGCAGAAGTGCCTGGAGAACGCCCACCTGGCCCAGGCGCTGGAGGCCGAGCGGCAGGCCCTACGGCAGTGCCAGCGCGAGAACCAGGAGCTCAACGCCCACAACCAG GAGCTGAACAACCGCCTGGCTGCTGAAATCTCACGGCTACGGACGCTGCTGACGGGGGACGCCGGTGGCGAGGCTGCTGGTTCACCTCTCACGCAGGGCAAGGACGCCTATGAGCTAGAG gtCTTATTGCGGGTCAAGGAATCAGAAATCCAGTACCTGAAACAGGAGATCAGCTCCCTCAAGGATGAGCTACAGACGGCGCTGCGG GACAAGAAGTACGCTAGTGACAAGTACAAGGACATCTACACAGAGCTCAGCATCGTGCGGGCGAAGGCCGACTGTGACATCAGCAGGCTGAAGGAGCAGCTGAAAGCCGCGACCGAAGCACTGGGTGAAAAGTCACCGGAAAACACCCCCGTGTCCGGATACG ATATAATGAAGTCTAAAAGCAACCCTGACTTCTTGAAGAAAGACAGATCCTGTGTCAGCCGACAGCTCAGAAGCATCAGGTCCAAG